Genomic DNA from Arthrobacter sp. B1I2:
GGACCGGGATCGAGGTCTGCCGCAATCTCCGTGCCACCGCCCCGGCGATCCGATGCCTGATCCTGACCAGTTGGGATGAACAGCATGCTGTGCGGGCGGCGGTTCTGGCGGACGCGTCCGGTTACATCCTGAAGCAGGTGAGGGACAACAGCGAACTGGTGAACGGCATACGCTGCGCGGCCGCCGGCAGTCCACTGCTCCCGCCGGGTGTGCGGGAACGGGTTGCCGAAAGCCTGTACGCGGCTTCCTCTGCCTCCTGGCTGGACATCCTGACGGAAACGGAGCGGGACGTGCTTGCCTTCATGGCCCGGGGCCTTTCCAACCGGCAGATCGGGCAGGAGCTGACGCTGCCTGATGAGGAGGTGGTTGCCTGCGTGTCCTCCGTACTGCAGAAGCTGGGTTTCCGGCGCCGTAAACAGCTGATCCCGGCTCCTATCCCGCTCGCATGGGAACTGTTGCTCTGACACCCGCCAGGCTGCCTGGCCGTCACCCGGTGGCCTTCTCCCGGAGCAGGCTGGAAGCCTTCCACCCTTATTCAGGGAGGGGCGCCGCCCAGGTCACGCTGGTGCCCTTGCCGGGGGCGCTGTCAATAACGCAGCTCCCGCCAAGACGGGAGGCCCGGGCCTTCATATTGTTCAATCCGCTGATCCGGTCAGGATTCGTAAAGCCGCAGCCATTGTCGCGGACAGTGAGGACCACGTCGCCGTCCTGCACCGAAAGGTGGACGTAGATGTCCTCGGAGCCGGAATGCCTGACGGCGTTGCTGACGCTTTCAGAGAGCACCGGCAACAGTTGTTCGGCCACGTCGTCGTTTACTACGTCATCGACGGGGCCGGAGAGCTGGACCCTCGGAAGGAATCCGGCAGCGTTGGCAGCTTCCTGGACTGCGCGCAGGACGCGGCCGCTCAGAAGCTCCCGGTCTTGTTCCCTGGCTTGAAGGGCGTAGATGGTGTCGCGGAGCTGGTGGATGCAATCGTCCAGCTCCGTGGTGATGCCGGCGATGCGCCGCTCGTGCGCGAGAGGATCCCCTGTATAGCGGCGCAGTCCCTGGATGCTCAGCCCTGCCGCGAACAGCCGCTGGATGACCAGGTCATGCAGGTCCCTGGCGATGCGTTCCCGGTCGATGAACAGTGCGTGTTCTTCCCGCAACTGGTTGGCCCGCAACAGATCCAGCGTCAGGCCGATCCGGGAGGCGAACACTGCGCTCTGTTCAACGTCGACCTCCGTATAGCGCGGTCCGCCGGAGGGCCTGGCCAGGATCAGCACGCTGTCCCGGTGGCCGTCATTGTTGTTGCCCAAGGCGGCCAGCAGGACGGGCCCCAGCTTTTCGTCGGACGTGCCGTCGAAGACCTGGAGCGGGTCCGTGAGGGTCCTGGACTCCCCCGTGGCCAGCACCTGGGATACGGCATCACCAACGGGCAGCTCCTGCCCGGCGGGTATCGACTGGACGCCCAGCGAGGTCCGGCACCGCAGGCTCCCGTCTCCGGCGACCGACGCGATAACGGACAACGCCGAGGCTGAGGCGTGGAGCGCACGCTCAGCGATCATGTCCAGGTTGTTCTTGTCGGACCGCGGATGGGCCTTGAGCCGGTCGCTGACCTCCATGCCCGCTTCCAGCCAGCGCTGGCGGCTGTTGCTGTCCTCGAACAGCCGTGCATTCTGGATTGCCACGCCGGCGGCGGAGGCGAGGGCAACGGCCAGGTCTTCGTCCTCGGCCGTGAAGTTCTGGCCGTCGATTTTTTCCGTCAGGTACAGGTTCCCGAAGACTTCGTCCCGGACCCGGACCGGAACGCCCAGGAAGGTCTTCATTGGCGGATGCTCGGACGGGAAGCCCACGGCAAAGGGATGCTCGCCAAGGTCCTGGAGGCGTACCGGGTTGGGCTCGCGGATCAGATGTCCCAGCACGCCATGGCCGGTGGGAAGATCACCGATGACCCGGGCACCTTCTTCATCGATGCCGACGGTGATGAAGTGGCTGAGCTGCTGGTCATCACCGATGACGCCCAAAGCCCCATACCGGGCACCGACGAGTTCGCATGCGGACTGCACCACCCGGTCCAGCACCGCTTCCAGGCTCAGGTCTTCTGCCAGGGAAACGACCGCACCGAGCAGGCCCTCCACATGTTCCTGCGTGCGGACCAATTCATCTGCCCGGTCCACGAACTCGCGCAACAGTTCTCTGGTCCGCCGCCTGATTGGTTCACGCCACATAAGAAAACACCTCAGTCATAAAGCAGGATCACCCATGGCGGGCTGCATCGCCCTGGATCCAAAATGTGACAGCCCCCAGTGTCTCTCACCACCATGCTAACAACACTGGCAACCGCCTGGCCTAAGTTACGGCCTGGCTGGCTCCCGCTGCGCCCGCCGTGCCCGGCGCCGGCTGGCCGGCGGCACCGCGGGCGGGGGCACTTTGACGGGAATGCTGAACCTGAAGGCCCTGCGGGCAATGTGGTGGGTCGCGTGCCGGCGCCGGACCGGCGGTGGCGGGGCGGGCAGCTGCTGGGCATCGCGGGCGAAGAACCACTGCTTGGCCAACTCCACCAGAACCAGATAGACCACCACCATCCCCAGCAGGGCCAGGAAGAACGGGACGGGCAGCGGGTCGAAGCCGAGCAGGCCGCCCAGCGGCGAGAGCGGCAGGAAGATCCCCAGGGCCACCACGCCAAGGGACGCGGCAATCAGCCCGGCCGAGGGCCGGCTGCGCAGGAACGGGACGCGCCGGGTGCGGATGGCGAAGATGATCAGCGTCTGGGTGGAGATGGACTCGATGAACCAGCCGGCGCGGAACTCTCCCGGCACGGCGGTGAACACGAAGAGCATCAGGGCGAACGTGGCGAAGTCGAACAGTGAGCTGATGGGGCCGAAGAGAAGCATGAACCGCCGGATGAACGCGATGTCCCAGTGCGACGGCGCCCGCAGCTGTTCCTTGTCCACCCGGTCCCCCGGGATGGCCAGCTGCCCGGAGTCATACAGCAGGTTGTTCAGCAGGATCTGGCCCGGCAGCATGGGCAGGAAGCTGAGCACCACGGAGGCCGCTGCGGCGCTGAACATGTTGCCGAAGTTGCTGGACGTGCCCATCAGCACGTACTTGATGGTGTTGGCGAAGATCCGCCGCCCCTCCATCACACCGTCGGCCAGTACGCCCAGGTCCTTGTCCAGGAGGACGACGTCGGCAGCGTCCTTGGCAACATCCGTTGCGGTATCGACGGAGATGCCGATGTCCGCCTTGTGCAGTGCCAGGGCGTCGTTGACGCCGTCGCCCATGAAGCCCACCGACCCGCCGCTGAGGCGCAGCAGGGCAATGATCCGCGCCTTTTGTTCCGGCGAGACACGGGCGAAGATGGTGGCCGTCCGCGCGGCGGCGGCCAGGTCGTCGTCGGACATTCCCTCAACCTGCGCGCCGGTGAGGGTGCCGCCTGAAACCACGTCGAGGTCGGCGCAGACCTTCTCGGCGACCTTGGGATTGTCCCCGGTGGCGATTTTGACGGCGATGCCCAGCGCCTCCAGCCGGTCCAGCGACTGCCGGGCGTTGGTTTTGGGCCGGTCCAGGAACACCAGGAACCCGGCCAGGCTGAGGCCGCGCTCGTCCGCCGGCGCCAGCGTGGCCAGCCCCGGGGCAGGGCGGGTGGCCACGGCAACCACCCGGGAGCCGGCGTCGAACTGTTCATCCAACAGGGCCTGCACCGCGGGTGGAGTCGGCCCGCACAGGGCCAGCACGTCCTCGGGCGCACCTTTGGTGACAAGCTGCGCCGGCGCGCCCAATTCGCGGACCAGCACGGTGGTGCGGCGGCGCTGGTGGTCAAAGCTGACCAGGTCCAGGCGTTCAAAGCGTGCCGGTTCGAAAGCGGCAGCGCCCGGGCTCTCCCACAGCGCCGCGTCCAGCGGGTTCTGGCCTGCGGAGGAAACCTTCGTTCCGGAATAGTTCGCCTCCGTGGCCAGCAGGCCCAGGGTGAGAAGACTGCCGGCGGACACGTCCGGGGTGGCCGGGAGGGCAGCGGTGAAGCTGATTTTTCCTTCCGTCAGGGTGCCGGTCTTGTCCGTGACCAGGATGTCCATGTCCCCCAGGTCCTCGATGCACACCAGCCGTTTGACCAGGACTCTTCGCTTTGCCAGCTGGCGGGTGCCGGTGGCCAGGCTGGTACTGACGACGGCGGGAAGCAGCTGCGGCGTGATGCCCACCGCGATGGCCAGGGAGAACAGCAGCGATTCCAGGAGGGGGCGCTGCAGAAGCAGGTTGGCCACAAAGATCAGCGACGTGAGCACCACGGCCACCTGCAGCAGCAGGAAGGAGAAGCGTTTAAGGCCCAGCTGGAACTCGGTTTGCGGCTGCCGTTCGCCCAGGCCCAGCGCGATCCGGCCGAACTCCGCGCGGCCGCCGGTGGCCACCACCACGCCGCTGCATCCGCCGGACTGGACCACGGTGCCCATGAACGCGCAGGAGGCGAGGTCAGCCAGGGGTGCGCCGGCAGGCACCGGGGCCGGGTCCTTGGTTGCGGGCTGGGACTCCCCCGTGAGGATGCTTTCGTCACAGAGGAGGTTGTTGGTGGTGAGGAGGCGGATGTCCGCCGGGACAATGGCGCCCAGGGAAAGATGGACGACGTCGCCGGGAACCAGGGCGGTGACGTCAACTTCCCTGGTGGTCCCTTCGCGCTGCACGGCAGCCTTGTGGGTCACGCGGGAATGCAGTGCCTCGGAGGCGCGTTCGGCGCGGTATTCATTGGTGAAGCCGAGGCCCACGCTGACCAGCAGGATCACGCCGATGACGATGGAGTTGGTGGCGTCACCCAGGAACAGGGACAGGCCCGCGGTGACGATCAGGAGGATCAGGATAGGGCTGGCGAACTGCCGGCCAAGCACGGCCAAGGCGTTGGCGCGGTGCGTGCGGACGGCGTTGGGACCCAGGCTTTCGAGCCGCGCGGCTGCTTCGTCCTCCGACAGGCCGTCCGGGCTCGAGCCCAGGCGCTCCAGCGTCTGCGCGGCCGACAGGCTCGCAGCACCGGCGATCGGCAGCTGGAGGGGGCTTCGCTCCTTGACGTTGAGCTCTGTCATGCCGGATCCGTTCGGACGCGTCGATTTGGTACCGCTACCTTAGGGCAAGGGTACGACGCCGGGACCTCCCCCACAGCACCGGGCTCGCTTGGGAAGGCGACCCGATGTGAAGGCGCGTCGGCACGTCCCTTCAGCCAGCATGGCCCGGGCTGGTGGCGGTACCGAGAATGTGGGCGATGGGCGGATTCAGCCGCTGCACAGCGAAGCCGAAGCGCTGGTTGTCCTGGACAGTGAACCCTGCTGCGGTGATGGCAGCCAGGGTGTCCCGGTTGAGGTGGCATCCGCCCATGAACCGCCCCCAAAGCGGAGTCAGTACGTCTTCTGCCCTGGCCACCGCGGGGTGCCCGGACCGGACGTGCTCGTAATAGGCCAGGGTTCCGCCGGGGCGCAGGACGCGGCGGATCTCCGCGAGCACGGCCGCCTGGTCCTTGACGCTGCAGAGAACAAGGCTGGACACCACGGCGTCGGCGCTGCCGGTTTCTGCGGGGATGTGCTCTGCAGCCGCGGCAACAACGGTCACCGGGACGCTGGCGGCTGCTGCCGCTTCCTGCGCCACATTCCGCAGGTAGTCATCGGGCTCCAGGGCCAGGACGCGGGTGACGGCGGGAGGGTACAGCGGGAAGGAGGATCCGGCTCCCGCCCCGATTTCGATCACCGAGCCCTGCAGCCCGGCCAGGATGCGGCCGCGGTGCCCGGCAGCCCCGCGGCGGTCCATTCCGCCCACGGCACCGGCAAGGGCCCGGGCGAAAAATGGGTGCTGCAGGCTGCCCGGCCCCTCGCCATCCTCTGAACCGCCAGGTTTGCGTTGCATCCGGATACCTCCTCGGCACTGTCTGGCTCCCATCATGGCACCGTCTGCGGGGCCGGGGCAGTCCGCGAAAGGCTGGGCAGGTGTTCACCGGCGCGGCCCGGGCAGGAGCCCGGGCCGCGGGTGCTGCTGGTGAAGGCAGCCGGGGCTACAGGCAGCTGGGCTGGTACGCCGGGTCCGCCGGGCCGGAGGGCTGGGCCAGTGCGTTCGCCACGAACTGGTGCACCACGGGGTCGTTCGGTGTCTGGTCGTGTTCGAAGACGTCGGCCGGGCACTTGTCCTGGATGGTGATGTTGGTGACCTGCCGGGACGGGCCAACCAGGAACTGGCTGTTGTAGGGGATCACCACTTCGTCATGGATGGTGGAGATCACGGTGTAGGAGGGGCCGCTGACGGTGTCGCCCTTGGCGTTGAGTTCCTGCATGAACGCCGATCCGGCCTGCTGGTCCGCGCACGCCGCGCAGCCCAGGGTGGTGTAGGCGGGGTCGGGCACGGCGTCCGGCGGCGGCACGATCAGGCCCTGCGTTCCATGGTTGGAGGGCGCAATGCCCACCAGGTGGTGGACGTACTTGGCGCCACCCAAGAATTGCATGTAGTAGCGCGGCATCATGCCACCCTGGCTGTGGCCCACCAGGTCCACTTTCTGGGCGCCGGTGGCTGCGCGGACGGCGTCGACGAACGGGGCGAGTTCCTTGGCGGAGTCGGCTACCGGGGCGGTGGCGTAGACGCCGTTGGTTTCGCCGTAATTAAGGGCGTAGACGCAGTACCCGGCGCTCTTGAGGTAGGGCGACAGGGTGGACCAGTTCTTCGCCATGCTTTCGAAGGTGCCGGGCACGAGGACCACCGGATAGGGGTGCTCAACGGAGGGCTTGCAGGACCAGTCGTTGGCGCCGGGCGGGGCGATGTCCAGGGTGTCAGCCTGGGCGGGAACCACGGAGAGCGAGCCGGCCAGGACGGCGGCTGCGGCTACGGACAGGGCGCGTTTCAGCAGTGACATAAAAACCTCTTTGTTCGCGTGTCAGCAATGGGACGCAGCGGCGGCGGGCTTCAATCCGATGCCCAGCGCACCGGCTGCGGTCCTTGAAATGCTAGGCAGCAAAGACCGTCAGGTGGCCGCATCTGAACGAACGTGCGCGGAACGGAATCGGGGCCTGATTGCTTCAACCGGGCCGGCAGCAGGACTCCGCGGGGCTCATTGTTACTGGTGAGTAGCTTGTTCCGGATGGCGGCACCCGCGCGGCACCAAGGTCAGCACATTGCAAACCTGCCCTGA
This window encodes:
- a CDS encoding response regulator; translation: MDTPATPRDDFPSPVRPVRIFILNDHEPVRRGLRDLLENEGFAIVGDSGSAAEASRLIPILNPDLAVLDDRLPDGTGIEVCRNLRATAPAIRCLILTSWDEQHAVRAAVLADASGYILKQVRDNSELVNGIRCAAAGSPLLPPGVRERVAESLYAASSASWLDILTETERDVLAFMARGLSNRQIGQELTLPDEEVVACVSSVLQKLGFRRRKQLIPAPIPLAWELLL
- a CDS encoding GAF domain-containing sensor histidine kinase; translated protein: MWREPIRRRTRELLREFVDRADELVRTQEHVEGLLGAVVSLAEDLSLEAVLDRVVQSACELVGARYGALGVIGDDQQLSHFITVGIDEEGARVIGDLPTGHGVLGHLIREPNPVRLQDLGEHPFAVGFPSEHPPMKTFLGVPVRVRDEVFGNLYLTEKIDGQNFTAEDEDLAVALASAAGVAIQNARLFEDSNSRQRWLEAGMEVSDRLKAHPRSDKNNLDMIAERALHASASALSVIASVAGDGSLRCRTSLGVQSIPAGQELPVGDAVSQVLATGESRTLTDPLQVFDGTSDEKLGPVLLAALGNNNDGHRDSVLILARPSGGPRYTEVDVEQSAVFASRIGLTLDLLRANQLREEHALFIDRERIARDLHDLVIQRLFAAGLSIQGLRRYTGDPLAHERRIAGITTELDDCIHQLRDTIYALQAREQDRELLSGRVLRAVQEAANAAGFLPRVQLSGPVDDVVNDDVAEQLLPVLSESVSNAVRHSGSEDIYVHLSVQDGDVVLTVRDNGCGFTNPDRISGLNNMKARASRLGGSCVIDSAPGKGTSVTWAAPLPE
- the mgtA gene encoding magnesium-translocating P-type ATPase; this translates as MTELNVKERSPLQLPIAGAASLSAAQTLERLGSSPDGLSEDEAAARLESLGPNAVRTHRANALAVLGRQFASPILILLIVTAGLSLFLGDATNSIVIGVILLVSVGLGFTNEYRAERASEALHSRVTHKAAVQREGTTREVDVTALVPGDVVHLSLGAIVPADIRLLTTNNLLCDESILTGESQPATKDPAPVPAGAPLADLASCAFMGTVVQSGGCSGVVVATGGRAEFGRIALGLGERQPQTEFQLGLKRFSFLLLQVAVVLTSLIFVANLLLQRPLLESLLFSLAIAVGITPQLLPAVVSTSLATGTRQLAKRRVLVKRLVCIEDLGDMDILVTDKTGTLTEGKISFTAALPATPDVSAGSLLTLGLLATEANYSGTKVSSAGQNPLDAALWESPGAAAFEPARFERLDLVSFDHQRRRTTVLVRELGAPAQLVTKGAPEDVLALCGPTPPAVQALLDEQFDAGSRVVAVATRPAPGLATLAPADERGLSLAGFLVFLDRPKTNARQSLDRLEALGIAVKIATGDNPKVAEKVCADLDVVSGGTLTGAQVEGMSDDDLAAAARTATIFARVSPEQKARIIALLRLSGGSVGFMGDGVNDALALHKADIGISVDTATDVAKDAADVVLLDKDLGVLADGVMEGRRIFANTIKYVLMGTSSNFGNMFSAAAASVVLSFLPMLPGQILLNNLLYDSGQLAIPGDRVDKEQLRAPSHWDIAFIRRFMLLFGPISSLFDFATFALMLFVFTAVPGEFRAGWFIESISTQTLIIFAIRTRRVPFLRSRPSAGLIAASLGVVALGIFLPLSPLGGLLGFDPLPVPFFLALLGMVVVYLVLVELAKQWFFARDAQQLPAPPPPVRRRHATHHIARRAFRFSIPVKVPPPAVPPASRRRARRAQREPARP
- a CDS encoding class I SAM-dependent methyltransferase, with the translated sequence MQRKPGGSEDGEGPGSLQHPFFARALAGAVGGMDRRGAAGHRGRILAGLQGSVIEIGAGAGSSFPLYPPAVTRVLALEPDDYLRNVAQEAAAAASVPVTVVAAAAEHIPAETGSADAVVSSLVLCSVKDQAAVLAEIRRVLRPGGTLAYYEHVRSGHPAVARAEDVLTPLWGRFMGGCHLNRDTLAAITAAGFTVQDNQRFGFAVQRLNPPIAHILGTATSPGHAG
- a CDS encoding esterase/lipase family protein, producing MSLLKRALSVAAAAVLAGSLSVVPAQADTLDIAPPGANDWSCKPSVEHPYPVVLVPGTFESMAKNWSTLSPYLKSAGYCVYALNYGETNGVYATAPVADSAKELAPFVDAVRAATGAQKVDLVGHSQGGMMPRYYMQFLGGAKYVHHLVGIAPSNHGTQGLIVPPPDAVPDPAYTTLGCAACADQQAGSAFMQELNAKGDTVSGPSYTVISTIHDEVVIPYNSQFLVGPSRQVTNITIQDKCPADVFEHDQTPNDPVVHQFVANALAQPSGPADPAYQPSCL